In the Natronobacterium texcoconense genome, one interval contains:
- a CDS encoding ABC transporter permease: MSTLGRVRAEADAGWRSFVRRRTAVFFTFFFPVILIVIFGALVRTDPTGGGLFAEPAAYYVPGYLATVVLFTPLSRMGSEVARHREGNRFEKLATTPLSRREWLLAQTVVNAVIISIASLLILVLVLALTGAEIVFSAMLVPYVLVGVICFCGIGAMLGSYTDSRDGAVAASNTIALPLLFLSDTFVTLEQLPGWFEPLVNLSPLTYFARGVRAATYPDAGTPAVAGVDPTIANLGILTVLAVVAFALGARSIPRTD, encoded by the coding sequence GTGAGCACGCTCGGACGCGTCCGAGCGGAAGCCGACGCCGGCTGGCGGTCGTTCGTCCGCCGGCGGACGGCAGTCTTCTTTACGTTCTTCTTCCCCGTCATCCTGATCGTCATCTTCGGCGCGCTCGTTCGGACGGATCCGACGGGTGGCGGGTTGTTCGCAGAGCCGGCAGCCTACTACGTCCCGGGCTACCTGGCTACTGTCGTCCTCTTTACGCCACTGTCCCGGATGGGAAGCGAGGTCGCACGCCACCGCGAGGGGAACCGCTTCGAGAAACTCGCGACGACGCCGCTGTCCAGACGCGAGTGGCTCCTGGCCCAGACCGTCGTCAACGCGGTCATCATCAGTATCGCGAGCCTGCTGATTCTCGTGCTCGTGCTCGCACTGACCGGTGCAGAGATCGTCTTCTCAGCGATGCTGGTGCCGTACGTCCTCGTGGGCGTGATCTGTTTCTGTGGGATCGGCGCGATGCTCGGCAGTTACACCGACTCGCGTGACGGTGCTGTCGCGGCCAGCAACACGATCGCGCTCCCGCTTCTCTTCCTCTCGGACACGTTCGTCACGCTCGAGCAACTGCCCGGCTGGTTCGAACCGCTCGTCAATCTCTCGCCGCTGACGTACTTCGCCCGTGGTGTCCGGGCAGCGACCTATCCCGACGCCGGAACGCCCGCCGTGGCCGGCGTCGATCCGACGATCGCGAACCTCGGAATCTTGACCGTCCTGGCGGTCGTCGCGTTCGCGCTCGGTGCGCGGTCGATCCCTCGGACTGACTGA
- a CDS encoding ABC transporter ATP-binding protein, with amino-acid sequence MEAVVEATDLERTYGETVALARASLTVERGEVFGLIGPNGAGKTTLVRALTGTTEPDAGSARVLGTEPSAVDRDRLGVLPQDFSPPDRLTARELIDYYAGLYDDARDPDDVLAAVGLADADDTWYENLSGGQQRRACVGSILVNDPDVLFLDEPTTGIDPAGRRTIWTLVEDLAAEGTTVVLTTHDMAEAEHLADRVGLLADGQIVAQGSPEELVATHGGSSRLTIETTADPDAFADLEYPVERAATRRRSTNTDAVIVRDVTPAEIGTVVDYLEARDLEYTGLTWAEPDLEDVYLALADDAERERTTSADDRTPTETATAGETA; translated from the coding sequence ATGGAAGCCGTGGTCGAGGCGACGGATCTCGAACGGACCTACGGGGAGACCGTCGCACTGGCGAGGGCGTCACTGACCGTCGAGCGGGGCGAGGTGTTCGGACTGATCGGTCCGAACGGTGCCGGGAAGACGACTCTCGTCCGTGCGCTGACGGGGACGACCGAACCCGACGCGGGGTCGGCACGCGTCCTCGGGACGGAGCCGAGCGCGGTCGACCGAGATCGACTCGGTGTACTCCCACAGGACTTCTCGCCACCGGACAGACTCACCGCCCGCGAACTGATCGACTACTACGCGGGGCTGTACGACGACGCCCGCGACCCCGACGACGTCCTCGCCGCGGTCGGTCTCGCCGACGCGGACGATACGTGGTACGAGAACCTTTCGGGCGGCCAGCAGCGACGGGCCTGCGTCGGCTCGATCCTGGTCAACGATCCCGACGTCCTCTTCCTGGACGAGCCGACGACGGGCATCGATCCTGCCGGTCGACGGACTATCTGGACTCTCGTCGAGGATCTCGCCGCCGAGGGGACGACGGTCGTCCTCACCACCCACGACATGGCCGAGGCCGAACACCTCGCCGACCGCGTCGGCCTGCTCGCGGACGGACAGATCGTCGCCCAGGGCTCGCCCGAGGAACTCGTCGCCACCCACGGCGGCTCGAGCCGACTCACCATCGAGACGACCGCTGATCCCGACGCCTTCGCGGACCTCGAGTACCCCGTCGAACGTGCAGCGACGCGCCGCCGGTCGACGAACACGGACGCCGTCATCGTCCGGGACGTCACGCCCGCAGAGATCGGTACCGTCGTCGACTACCTCGAGGCCCGTGACCTCGAGTATACGGGACTGACGTGGGCGGAACCCGACCTCGAGGACGTCTACCTCGCACTGGCCGACGATGCGGAACGGGAGCGGACGACAAGCGCCGACGATCGAACACCTACCGAGACCGCGACCGCGGGTGAGACGGCGTGA
- a CDS encoding GrpB family protein has product MDIANDDPIELVPSRYDAWRERFAAERDRVETALADAGLETAVERIEHVGSTAVPDLAAKDIVDLDIVVRDDAVADISRALEAELGGERIENSEEWHPVFRRENGQRFNDHVFAASSDGWKVSVVTRDVLANSPALRREYESLKRELAADHDDIVAYSEGKTAFLERVLESAHSDEDLSFEFTVPVLEP; this is encoded by the coding sequence ATGGACATCGCGAACGACGATCCGATCGAACTCGTTCCGTCCAGATACGACGCGTGGCGCGAGCGGTTCGCCGCCGAACGCGATCGCGTGGAGACTGCGCTCGCCGATGCCGGCCTCGAGACCGCCGTCGAACGGATCGAACACGTCGGCTCGACCGCCGTTCCCGACCTCGCGGCGAAAGACATCGTCGACCTCGATATCGTGGTCCGAGACGACGCTGTCGCGGACATCTCGAGGGCGCTGGAGGCCGAACTCGGCGGCGAGCGCATCGAGAACTCCGAGGAGTGGCATCCCGTCTTTCGCCGCGAGAACGGCCAACGGTTCAACGACCACGTCTTCGCGGCCTCGAGCGACGGCTGGAAGGTGAGCGTCGTCACCCGCGACGTCCTCGCGAACTCGCCCGCGCTCCGCCGGGAGTACGAATCGCTGAAACGCGAACTGGCCGCCGACCACGACGATATCGTCGCCTACTCAGAGGGGAAGACGGCGTTTCTCGAGCGAGTGCTCGAGAGTGCGCACTCGGACGAGGATCTCTCGTTCGAATTCACGGTTCCGGTTCTGGAGCCGTAG
- a CDS encoding PAS domain S-box protein, with the protein MDPSPSSPETERGHCVRQQRVLADLGDRALESDGLDDLFRDVTRTVAETLDADSCKLLELSSDESRFRLRAGVGWDDGHVGNATVPADHDSQAGYTLAASEPVIVEDLRTEDRFEGPELLREHDIVSGISVVIGTKAKPWGVLGAHATTVGAFTDGDLLFLRGVANVLASAIERDRAERRRNVERTLKEGIVETSPIGITIVGIDGEMRFANDRAEEIFGRSKEQIDELRFDDPEWDEIGVDGEPLEREELPFPRIVDAEEPLYDQVSGVLRSDGERIWISVNGAPLYDARGELDGVVFAIEDVTERFHRDRELERYETAVETAQDGIYVLDDERRFELVNDSFAELTGFSREELRGREATDVFGKDFDAVEAEIRAATDDDRSPMFEETIQAGTDEFRTIESRFTILTGEDGREKRVGVARDVTERNRLEEQLRAERDLKNEILATSPVGITLLDADGMNVYANDRAEELFGRPLEEVQDYVHGDDRWNLVDEDGEPLSGEELPFSTVRETGEPVYDEVLGIDQPDGTRVWLSAHCAPLTDADGEFDGAVYALRDITERRRLESELEEMFGRITDAFYALDEDWRFTHVNGRAEELIDFTGEGLVGEHIWETFEWAADSKLRKEYEQAMETQGSTSFEFYYPEPLETWFEINAYPSETGLSVYFHDVTERKEMETELREREQVLRDAKERLEAATEAGTVGTWEWNLPEDEFVTGPAFAKTFGVDPADAREGISAERLLSSVYEADREHVRAKIKNAVDSCGEYEAEYRVWDADEELRWVIARGHVECDEEGNPQTFPGALTDITERKQAELEAEQQRTQLETLFDVLPVGVIVADADGAILRANDTAREIWGGDVFDDESVAEYEKYDAVWADSGDPVEPGEWTISKVVRGDAVVDPDIYEITSFDGSQRIIMEHGMPVRDEQGDVTRAVVVLTDITERREYQRRLEESNERLEQFAYAASHDLQEPLRMVSSYLQLLESRYADELDDDAVEFIDYAVDGAERMKEMIDGLLEYSRVDTGGEPLEPLALEDVFADACRDLEVRIEEANAEIRAESLPRVEGDGNQLRQVFQNLISNAIEYSDGESTRVDISAERAGDEWVIAVEDEGIGIDPDDAERVFGLFERLHAVDDHAGSGIGLALCERIVERHDGEIWVESEPGEGSTFYFTLPAADE; encoded by the coding sequence GGACGGTAGCCGAGACGCTGGACGCGGATTCGTGCAAGCTGTTAGAGCTATCGTCGGACGAGAGCCGATTTCGCTTGCGTGCTGGGGTTGGCTGGGACGACGGCCACGTCGGGAACGCGACGGTCCCTGCCGATCACGATTCACAGGCGGGATACACGCTGGCCGCGAGCGAACCTGTGATTGTCGAGGATCTCCGAACCGAAGACCGGTTCGAGGGCCCTGAACTCCTTCGCGAACACGACATCGTGAGCGGGATCAGCGTCGTTATCGGGACGAAAGCGAAGCCGTGGGGTGTTCTCGGCGCCCACGCGACGACTGTCGGCGCGTTCACTGACGGGGACCTGCTCTTCCTCAGGGGCGTGGCGAACGTCCTCGCGTCGGCGATCGAACGCGACCGTGCGGAACGGCGCCGGAACGTCGAACGGACGCTCAAGGAAGGTATCGTCGAGACGAGTCCGATCGGTATCACGATCGTCGGCATAGACGGAGAGATGCGGTTCGCAAACGATCGTGCCGAGGAGATATTCGGCCGGAGCAAAGAACAGATCGACGAACTCCGGTTCGACGATCCGGAGTGGGACGAGATCGGCGTCGACGGCGAGCCACTCGAGCGCGAGGAACTGCCCTTCCCGCGGATCGTCGACGCCGAAGAACCACTGTACGATCAGGTCAGTGGCGTGTTGCGATCAGACGGGGAACGAATCTGGATCTCGGTCAACGGCGCACCGCTCTACGACGCCCGTGGTGAGCTAGACGGCGTCGTCTTCGCGATCGAAGACGTTACGGAGCGGTTTCACCGGGACCGCGAACTCGAGCGCTACGAAACCGCCGTCGAGACGGCTCAAGACGGTATTTACGTACTCGACGACGAACGGCGATTCGAACTGGTTAACGACTCGTTCGCCGAGTTGACGGGGTTTTCCCGCGAGGAACTTCGGGGCAGAGAGGCCACGGACGTGTTCGGGAAGGACTTCGATGCCGTCGAAGCCGAGATACGGGCGGCCACCGACGACGACAGGAGCCCGATGTTCGAGGAGACGATCCAGGCAGGGACGGACGAGTTCCGGACGATCGAGAGCCGGTTTACCATCCTGACCGGCGAAGACGGCCGCGAAAAACGTGTTGGCGTCGCCCGGGACGTCACCGAGCGCAACCGTCTCGAAGAACAGCTACGTGCCGAACGAGACCTGAAAAACGAGATTCTCGCGACGAGTCCGGTCGGTATCACGCTGCTCGACGCCGACGGCATGAACGTGTACGCGAACGATCGTGCCGAGGAGTTGTTCGGCCGACCGCTCGAGGAAGTACAGGACTACGTCCACGGCGACGATCGCTGGAACCTCGTCGACGAAGACGGCGAACCGCTGTCCGGCGAGGAACTACCGTTCAGTACCGTCCGGGAGACCGGTGAACCGGTCTACGATGAAGTGCTCGGAATCGACCAGCCGGACGGAACCCGGGTGTGGCTCTCCGCACACTGTGCACCGCTTACCGACGCCGACGGCGAGTTCGACGGCGCAGTGTACGCGTTGCGAGATATCACCGAACGCAGACGACTCGAGAGCGAGCTCGAGGAGATGTTCGGGCGCATCACGGACGCATTCTACGCGCTCGACGAGGACTGGCGGTTCACCCACGTCAACGGCCGCGCCGAGGAACTGATCGACTTCACCGGTGAGGGGCTGGTCGGGGAACACATCTGGGAGACCTTCGAGTGGGCTGCCGACTCGAAACTCCGCAAGGAGTACGAGCAGGCGATGGAGACTCAGGGGTCTACCTCGTTCGAGTTCTACTACCCCGAACCCCTCGAGACGTGGTTCGAGATCAATGCCTACCCATCCGAGACCGGACTGTCGGTGTACTTCCACGACGTGACCGAGCGCAAGGAGATGGAGACCGAACTCCGCGAGCGCGAACAGGTCCTGCGCGACGCCAAGGAACGACTCGAGGCGGCGACCGAAGCCGGGACGGTCGGCACCTGGGAGTGGAACCTTCCAGAAGACGAGTTCGTCACCGGGCCGGCCTTCGCCAAGACGTTCGGAGTCGATCCGGCCGACGCACGCGAGGGGATCTCGGCCGAACGACTGCTCTCGTCCGTCTACGAAGCCGACCGCGAGCACGTCAGAGCCAAAATAAAAAACGCTGTCGACAGCTGCGGCGAGTACGAGGCCGAGTACCGCGTCTGGGACGCAGACGAGGAGCTTCGGTGGGTGATCGCCCGCGGTCACGTCGAGTGCGACGAGGAAGGGAATCCCCAGACGTTCCCCGGCGCGTTGACCGACATCACCGAACGCAAGCAGGCCGAACTCGAGGCCGAGCAACAGCGAACCCAGCTCGAGACGCTGTTCGACGTGTTACCTGTCGGCGTCATCGTCGCGGACGCCGACGGCGCGATACTGCGGGCGAACGATACGGCACGGGAGATCTGGGGTGGTGACGTCTTCGACGACGAAAGCGTCGCGGAGTACGAAAAGTACGACGCGGTCTGGGCCGACTCGGGCGACCCCGTCGAACCCGGGGAGTGGACGATATCGAAGGTGGTCCGTGGCGACGCAGTCGTCGACCCCGATATTTACGAAATCACGTCGTTCGACGGCAGCCAGCGGATCATCATGGAACACGGAATGCCCGTCAGGGACGAGCAGGGGGACGTGACCCGGGCCGTCGTCGTCCTGACCGACATCACCGAGCGCCGGGAGTACCAGCGCCGACTCGAAGAGTCGAACGAACGACTCGAGCAGTTCGCATACGCTGCCAGTCACGACCTCCAGGAACCGCTGCGGATGGTCTCGAGCTACCTCCAGTTGCTCGAGAGCCGGTACGCCGACGAACTGGACGACGACGCGGTGGAGTTCATCGACTACGCCGTCGACGGCGCCGAGCGCATGAAAGAGATGATCGACGGCCTGCTCGAGTACTCGCGGGTCGACACGGGGGGTGAGCCGCTCGAGCCGCTGGCCCTCGAGGACGTGTTCGCGGACGCCTGCAGGGACCTCGAGGTCCGGATCGAGGAGGCCAACGCCGAGATTCGCGCCGAATCGTTGCCGCGCGTCGAGGGCGATGGCAATCAGCTCCGGCAGGTGTTCCAGAACCTGATCTCGAACGCGATCGAGTACAGCGACGGCGAGTCGACACGGGTCGATATCTCGGCCGAGCGTGCGGGCGACGAGTGGGTGATCGCCGTCGAAGACGAGGGGATCGGAATCGATCCCGACGACGCCGAGCGGGTCTTCGGGCTGTTCGAACGGCTGCACGCTGTGGACGACCATGCCGGCAGCGGCATCGGGCTCGCACTCTGTGAGCGCATCGTCGAACGTCACGACGGCGAGATATGGGTCGAGTCCGAACCCGGAGAAGGATCGACGTTCTACTTCACGCTACCGGCAGCGGACGAGTGA
- a CDS encoding TIGR03557 family F420-dependent LLM class oxidoreductase, which yields MTKLGYTLSSEEHGPNRLVEIAQRAEEAGFDFLSISDHFHPWVPEQGESPFVWSTLGAIAQATDEIEVGVGVTCPTIRIHPVNVAHAVATVDEMFGDRFTFGVGTGENLNEHVTGERWPEHDVRLEMLDEAMEVMRDLWTGETVSHHGEHYTVENARLYTCPDEQPTTIGSAFGPQTAGWVAERTEGLWCSGPKEEPVEAYEDAGGDGPRYTQLHGCYAETEEEAVETVYEIWPNGSVPGELGQELPMPAHFKQAAQMVEKEDVAESSTLTASDPQAHIDSFEQAIDAGYDHVYFHQIGDEQELAIEFYEEEVLPSFR from the coding sequence ATGACGAAACTCGGTTACACCCTCTCGAGCGAGGAACACGGCCCGAACCGACTGGTCGAGATCGCACAGCGTGCCGAGGAAGCAGGGTTCGACTTTCTCTCGATTTCGGATCACTTCCACCCGTGGGTGCCGGAACAGGGGGAGTCGCCGTTCGTCTGGTCGACCCTGGGGGCAATCGCACAGGCAACGGACGAAATCGAGGTCGGCGTCGGCGTCACCTGCCCGACGATCCGGATCCACCCGGTCAACGTCGCCCACGCCGTCGCGACCGTCGACGAGATGTTCGGCGACCGCTTCACGTTCGGCGTCGGCACCGGCGAGAACCTGAACGAACACGTCACTGGCGAACGCTGGCCGGAACACGACGTTCGACTCGAGATGCTAGACGAAGCGATGGAAGTCATGCGGGACCTGTGGACGGGTGAGACGGTCAGTCACCACGGCGAGCACTACACGGTCGAGAACGCACGCCTGTACACCTGTCCCGACGAACAGCCGACGACGATCGGCAGCGCCTTCGGGCCGCAGACGGCTGGGTGGGTCGCCGAGCGAACGGAGGGGCTGTGGTGTTCCGGGCCGAAGGAAGAGCCCGTCGAGGCCTACGAGGACGCCGGCGGCGACGGGCCCAGGTACACTCAGCTTCACGGCTGCTATGCCGAGACCGAAGAGGAAGCGGTCGAGACGGTCTACGAGATCTGGCCGAACGGCTCGGTCCCCGGCGAACTCGGCCAGGAGCTTCCAATGCCCGCTCACTTCAAGCAGGCCGCCCAGATGGTCGAAAAAGAGGACGTCGCCGAGTCCTCGACTTTGACCGCTTCCGATCCACAGGCCCACATCGACAGTTTCGAGCAGGCGATCGACGCTGGTTACGACCACGTCTACTTCCACCAGATCGGCGACGAGCAGGAACTGGCGATCGAGTTCTACGAGGAGGAAGTGTTGCCGTCGTTCCGGTAA